In Corvus moneduloides isolate bCorMon1 chromosome 3, bCorMon1.pri, whole genome shotgun sequence, one DNA window encodes the following:
- the BCL2L11 gene encoding bcl-2-like protein 11 — MGRGPGRPRRARPLTALRSPQAAPMAKQPPEVKARRDGEGGRLPAAEGPGPGAQLRPGAPAALPGAGPVAAAAAARGPPASPGPFATRSPLFIFVRRSPLLPRSSSGYFSFDAERSPAPLGCDKATQTPSPPCQALSHCLSAMASRWQSHSPAEEVQPEIWIAQELRRIGDEFNASYCPRRGFLDHQVGNPQVVILRLLRYIIRLIWRLQ, encoded by the exons AtggggcgggggccgggccggccccggCGCGCTCGGCCGCTCACCGCGCTCCGCTCCCCACAGGCAGCCCCGATGGCCAAGCAGCCCCCCGAGGTGAAGGCGCGACGCGACGGCGAGGGCGGGCGGCTGCCGGCGGCGGaggggccgggcccgggcgcGCAGCTGCGCCccggcgctcccgccgccctgcccggggccggcccggtggccgcggccgccgcggcgCGGGGCCCGcccgccagccccggcccctTCGCCACCCGCTCGCCGCTCTTCATCTTCGTGCGGAGGTCGCCGCTGCTGCCGCGCTCCTCCAGCGGGTACTTCTCGTTCGACGCCGAGCGGAGCCCCGCGCCCCTGGGCTGCGATAAGGCCACGCAGACCCCCAGCCCGCCGTGCCAGGCGCTCAGCCACTGCCTCAGCGCCATGG CTTCCCGGTGGCAATCCCACTCTCCGGCCGAAGAGGTGCAGCCGGAAATCTGGATCGCGCAGGAGCTGCGGCGCATCGGGGACGAGTTCAATGCCTCCTATTGTCCACGCAGG GGTTTCTTGGATCACCAGGTGGGAAACCCCCAGGTCGTGATCCTGCGCCTGCTGCGTTACATCATCCGCCTCATCTGGAGGCTCCAGTGA